The following coding sequences lie in one Arabidopsis thaliana chromosome 3, partial sequence genomic window:
- a CDS encoding Plant invertase/pectin methylesterase inhibitor superfamily (Plant invertase/pectin methylesterase inhibitor superfamily; FUNCTIONS IN: enzyme inhibitor activity, pectinesterase activity; INVOLVED IN: cell wall modification; LOCATED IN: membrane, plant-type cell wall; EXPRESSED IN: flower, leaf; CONTAINS InterPro DOMAIN/s: Pectinesterase, active site (InterPro:IPR018040), Pectin lyase fold/virulence factor (InterPro:IPR011050), Pectinesterase inhibitor (InterPro:IPR006501), Pectinesterase, catalytic (InterPro:IPR000070), Pectin lyase fold (InterPro:IPR012334); BEST Arabidopsis thaliana protein match is: Plant invertase/pectin methylesterase inhibitor superfamily (TAIR:AT1G11590.1); Has 2756 Blast hits to 2709 proteins in 360 species: Archae - 6; Bacteria - 689; Metazoa - 1; Fungi - 195; Plants - 1840; Viruses - 0; Other Eukaryotes - 25 (source: NCBI BLink).) has protein sequence MLVKVFSFFILMIIMVIGVSKEYCDDKQSCQNLLLELKAGSSSLSEIRRRDLLIIVLKNSVRRIDMAMIGVMDDTKQHEEMENDMLGVKEDTNLFEEMMESEENSHTWLSSVLTSYITCIDEIGEGAYKRRVEPKLENLISRARVVLALFISISLRDNTELISVIPNGPSWLFHVDKKDLYLNAEIADVVVAKDGTGKYSTVNAAIAAAPQHSQKRFVIYIKTGIYDEIVVIENTKPNLTLIGDGQDLTIITGNLSASNVRRTYNTATVASNGNGFIGVDMCFRNTAGPAKGPAVALRVSGDMSVIYRCRVEGYQDALYPHSDRQFYRECFITGTVDFICGNAVAVFQFCQIVARQPKMGQSNVITAQSRATKDVKSGFSIQNCNITTSSDLDTATVKTYLGRPWRRFSTVAVLQSFIGDLVDPAGWTPWKGETGLSTLHYREYQNRGPGAVTSRRVKWSGFKVMKDPKKATEFTVAKLLDGETWLKESRIPYESGL, from the exons atgttggttaaagttttctcttttttcatccTTATGATAATAATGGTAATTGGCGTTAGCAAAGAATATTGTGATGACAAACAGTCATGTCAAAACCTTTTGTTGGAGCTTAAGGCGGGTTCATCGTCACTCTCGGAGATTAGACGTCGTGACTTATTGATCATCGTTTTGAAGAATTCCGTACGGAGGATCGACATGGCTATGATTGGTGTGATGGATGATACAAAACAACATGAAGAGATGGAGAATGATATGCTTGGTGTGAAGGAGGACACAAATCTATTTGAGGAGATGATGGAGTCG GAGGAGAATTCCCACACTTGGCTTAGTAGCGTTCTTACTAGCTACATCACATGTATCGACGAAATTGGTGAAGGTGCCTATAAACGCCGGGTCGAGCCAAAGCTTGAAAACCTCATTTCTAGGGCAAGAGTAGTTTTGGCTCTTTTTATCTCCATTTCACTGAGAGACAACACCGAACTTATCTCGGTGATTCCCAATGGCCCTTCTTGGTTATTCCATGTTGACAAGAAAGATCTATATCTCAATGCTGAG ATTGCTGATGTTGTGGTCGCGAAGGATGGGACCGGAAAGTACAGCACAGTGAATGCGGCCATTGCAGCGGCACCTCAACACAGCCAAAAGAGATTCGTCATCTATATAAAGACAGGCATTTATGATGAAATCGTCGTCATTGAGAATACGAAACCCAATTTAACTCTTATAGGTGATGGTCAAGATTTAACCATCATCACAGGCAATTTAAGCGCTAGCAATGTTAGAAGAACGTACAACACCGCAACTGTTG CTTCTAATGGTAATGGATTCATCGGAGTAGACATGTGCTTTCGAAACACGGCCGGACCGGCAAAAGGACCAGCTGTTGCCCTCCGTGTGAGTGGTGATATGTCCGTCATTTATAGATGTCGTGTCGAGGGATATCAGGATGCCTTGTATCCTCATAGTGACCGCCAGTTTTATAGGGAGTGCTTTATTACCGGCACTGTAGATTTTATATGTGGAAACGCGGTGGCGGTCTTTCAATTCTGCCAGATTGTAGCAAGACAGCCTAAGATGGGGCAGAGCAATGTCATAACCGCTCAATCACGCGCGACTAAGGACGTCAAATCGGGCTTCTCAATTCAAAACTGCAACATCACAACAAGTTCGGATCTAGATACAGCAACCGTAAAAACGTATCTTGGAAGACCTTGGAGGAGATTTTCAACAGTCGCGGTTCTGCAATCTTTCATCGGTGATTTAGTTGATCCCGCAGGCTGGACTCCTTGGAAAGGAGAAACTGGTCTATCAACTCTCCACTACCGCGAATATCAAAATAGGGGTCCGGGAGCTGTGACTAGCAGAAGGGTGAAGTGGTCAGGATTTAAAGTTATGAAAGATCCTAAAAAGGCTACAGAATTCACTGTAGCCAAGCTCTTAGATGGAGAAACTTGGCTGAAAGAAAGTCGAATTCCATATGAAAGTGGATTGTAA
- a CDS encoding Plant invertase/pectin methylesterase inhibitor superfamily protein (Plant invertase/pectin methylesterase inhibitor superfamily protein; FUNCTIONS IN: enzyme inhibitor activity, pectinesterase activity; INVOLVED IN: biological_process unknown; LOCATED IN: endomembrane system; CONTAINS InterPro DOMAIN/s: Pectinesterase inhibitor (InterPro:IPR006501); BEST Arabidopsis thaliana protein match is: Plant invertase/pectin methylesterase inhibitor superfamily protein (TAIR:AT1G11593.1); Has 30201 Blast hits to 17322 proteins in 780 species: Archae - 12; Bacteria - 1396; Metazoa - 17338; Fungi - 3422; Plants - 5037; Viruses - 0; Other Eukaryotes - 2996 (source: NCBI BLink).), with amino-acid sequence MVAYVDKNFSLACFLVLLLFVDSSYARFNTLVTKDQIHTICTKQEINSSFCFQVLNTNPEIAKLDFPSLFKFVLNYQAQNISDTLKQFKLSGGYMPDVESQYSLCIELYGYAFDNRDITLRYLAAKDYNSVNTRVSGTLEDIFTCTDDLSTMKPIPQFFMTESNLIKELSKILLVILECFISKRKEFCN; translated from the coding sequence atggtgGCATACGTCGATAAAAACTTTTCATTGgcttgttttttggttttacttctttttgttgactCATCGTATGCAAGGTTTAATACGTTGGTTACAAAAGATCAGATCCACACCATATGCACCAAACAAGAGAtcaattcttcattttgttttcaagttcTAAATACAAATCCTGAAATTGCTAAATTAGATTTTCCTAGTCTCTTCAAATTTGTGCTTAATTATCAGGCTCAAAATATTTCGGATACGCTGAAGCAATTTAAGTTATCAGGAGGCTACATGCCGGATGTTGAATCTCAATATAGCTTATGCATAGAATTATATGGATATGCTTTCGATAATCGTGATATTACCCTCAGATATTTAGCTGCCAAAGACTATAACAGCGTAAACACTAGGGTCAGTGGAACGTTGGAAGATATATTTACGTGTACTGATGATTTGTCAACAATGAAGCCAATACCACAATTTTTTATGACGGAAAgtaatttgattaaagaatTGTCTAAGATTCTCTTAGTGATTCTCGAATGTTTCATAAGTAAGAGAAAAGAATTCTGTAATTGA